The Pseudomonas sp. SCA2728.1_7 DNA segment GCTGACGCCAACCTGGGCCAATTGGCAGGACGCGGTGCCCGGCGCGCAGATCATCGGCACCGGCGATTACAGCGTGTTCGGTTTCGATGTCTACAACGCGCGCCTGTGGAGTGCCGCGCGGCCCCTGGTCGACGGTCAGCCGTTTGCGCTGGAGTTGATTTACCGCCGCAACATTTCCCGCGACGACCTGGTCAAGGCCAGCGTCGACGAAATCAAACGCCTGGCCGATGGCCGCGTCAGCCCGGCGCAATTGGCCGGTTGGCAGATCCAGATGCAGCAATCATTCGTCGATGTGCAGGCCGGCACGCGGATTACCGGCGTGTATCTGCCGGGGCAGGGCGCGCGGTTTTTTGTCGGCCAGCAGTTGCAGCATGAGATCGATGACCCGCTGTTTGCCCGCGCGTTTTTCGATATCTGGCTCGATCCGCGCACGCGCAGTCCGGAGTTGCGCGAACAGTTGTTAGGGGTGAGTCGATAGATTCTTTTGCACTTCAAGGCTCGGGCGGAAACCTCTAAGCTGCGTCTTTCCGACTTGTTTCTGGATGTGTGCGTGAAATTCAGTTTGCCCAAAATCGCCACCGCGCCGTTTTGCCCGCCGGAAGTGGCTGGCAGTGTTGCGGTGGATCCGAATGCCGCGTTCTTCAAACGCGTGCTGCGTTTCGCCGGCCCCGGCTTGCTGGTGTCGATCGGCTACATGGATCCGGGCAACTGGGCCACCGCCATCGAGGCCGGTTCACGCTTCGGTTACAGCCTGTTGTTTGTGGTGTTGCTGGCGAGTCTGGCGGGCATGGTCGTGCAATGCCTGTGTTCGCGGTTGGGCATTGCCACCGGGCGCGATCTGGCGCAGCTGTCCCGCGAGCGCTACAGCACACCGACCGCGCGCCTGCAGTGGGTGCTGGCGGAAATCTCGATCATCGCCACCGATCTGGCCGAAGTGCTCGGTTGCGCGCTGGCGTTTCACTTGTTGCTCGGTTGTTCGCTGACCTTCGGCATTGCCCTGACGGCGTTCGACACCTTGCTGGTGCTGGCCCTGCAAAATCGCGGTTTCCGCAGGCTTGAGGCGATCATGCTGGTGTTGGTCGCGACCATCGGCGTGTGTTTCTTCGTTGAACTGCTGTTGATCAAACCCTACTGGCCGGATGTCGCCCAAGGTTTCAAACCGTCTCTGGCGGCGATTGGCGAGGCCGCACCGTTGTACCTGGCGATCGGTATTCTCGGCGCGACGGTGATGCCGCATAACCTCTATCTGCACACCTCGATCGTGCAGACGCGGATGATCGGCAAGGACCTCGCCAGCAAGCAGGACGCGGTAAAATTGGCGCGCATCGACACCATCGGTTCGCTGGCCCTGGCGTTGCTGGTCAACGCGGCGATCCTGATCCTGGCTGCGGCGGCGTTTCACCAGTCCGGGCACACCGACGTGGTGGACATTCAGGACGCCTACCACTTGCTCGATCCGCTGGTCGGCGGCGCGTTGGCCAGCGTGTTGTTCGGCGTGGCGCTGCTGGCGTCGGGGCAGAGTTCGACCTTCACCGGCACCATCGCCGGGCAGGTAATCATGGAGGGTTACCTGAACCTGCGGATTCCGTGCTGGCAGCGACGTTTGATCACTCGCGGACTGGCGTTGATTCCGGCGTTTATCGGCGTGTGGCTGATGGGCGATAACGCGATTGGCAAGTTGCTGGTGCTGAGTCAGGTGGTGTTGAGTCTGCAATTGCCGTTTGCCCTGTACCCATTGATCCGCATGACCAATGATAAAAAGCTGATGGGGCCGTTTGTGAATCGCTGGCCGACACGGGTGTTGGCGTGGGCGTTGTTTGTGGTGATCAGCGGCGCTAACAGCTGGTTGATTTTGCAGTGGGCGGCTTGAGCCAGCATTTGCAGTGACTGGGCTGGCCTCTTCGCGAGCAGGCTCGCTCCCACAATGTTCGAGGTGATTTCAACAGTGTGTACACCCCATAACCCTGTGGGAGCGAGCCTGCTCGCGAAGACGGACTGTCAGGCGCACATATCGCTGAACAATGGAATGCGCCCATTGAGCGAAGGCTTGTAGTGCCAATTCAGGCGATTCAGGTCGATGTCATGCTTGATTATTTCCCTCACCGTTGCGCTGGCAATACTCATCGCCAACGCTTGCCCCGGACACTGATGCCGACCACTGCCGAAACTGAAACTGCGGCGGTCCTCGCGCTGCGGCAGAAACTGCTCCGGCTGTTCGTTAAGCGCCGGATCTCGATTGGCCGAGGCCAACAGCAGCAGAATCGCGTCGCCTGCTTCGACCCGCACACCGGCAATCTCACAGGACGCGGCGACAAAGCGCCGGGTGTTCTGCACCGGCGGATCGAAGCGCTGGACTTCGCTAAGCAGTTCTTCGATGGATTCGCCGCGCAACGCCGGCTGACGACGTAACGCCAACAGCGTGTTGCCGATCAGCCCAGCGCAGGCTTCGAACGTCTGCGAACAGAGGCCGATCAGGTTGGCGATCAGGATTTCCTCATCGCCGGCAAAGCGCTGCTGGATCGCGCTGAGGAAGTCGCTGGCGGGTTCAGCGAGCAGCTCGATAAAGTAACCGCGCAGTTGCTCGGCCGCAGTATCCGCCGCGGCCAGTTGCAGGTCATTGCTCAACGGCGACAGGCAGGCGACGAAATCCGCCGTCAGTTCACTGACTGCCCGCGCCTGCGCCGGAGTGAATCCCAAAAGCGCCGCGACCACGCACACCGGGCCACGAAACATTGCCTTGTACACACCGTCGGCGTCCGCAGTGATCAGCCGTGCGGCGACCAAAGCATTGATTGGTTCAAGGTCCAGCGCTGCCAGCTCAGGCTCGATGGCCGAACGCGGACAGTGCTGGCGTTCACCGTCATTCATGCGCATCAGTTGGCCAAAGACTTTGCCGGCCATGCCCCTGGCAATCGCCTTGGGCACCGGCTCCTGCGCCGGACGTACTCGACAATCGGCGTGGGCCAACACCGCACACACCGCACGGGCGCTGCTGGCGACCCACAGTTTCAGATCCGGATGAAACGTCAGTCCACCTGCTGCGCGCAGTTCGGCGTAGTAGGGATAAGGATCGGCATGCGTTGCGGCGCTGATCGGGTTCATGGTTTGCATCCTTGTCGGCGGGGAAAGTGTTGCTACTATCTCCACTGCGCAGCGACGATGATTCGTCCGGGAGCGAACTATGCACGCAGAACATCAAGACATCGGCGTTTCCCAAGTGGCCGCCGCCATCGCCGAGCCGGCGCGGACGAAAATCCTCTGTTCGCTGATGGACGGCCACGCCCGCACCAGCACGGAGCTAGCGACGATCGCCGAAGTCAGCGCCTCCACCGCCAGTGCGCACCTGGCGAAACTCAAGGACCTGGCCTTGGTGCGTCTGCATGTGCAGGGCCGTCATCGCTATTACAGCCTCGCCGATCAGCGCGTGGCGCAGGCGCTGGAAGCGCTGATGGTGATTGGCCAGAACGCCGCGCCGACGTTCAAGGCGCACACCCCGGATCGCCTGCAATTTGCGCGCACCTGCTATGACCACATGGCCGGGACGCTCGCGGTGATGCTGCATGACCGTTTGCTCGCAGGCGGTTGGCTGGTGGCAACCGACGAGCAGGCGTATCGCTTGAGTGACAGTGGCGAGGCGTTGTTTCTCGGTCTGGGCATCGAAGTGCAGGATTTGACCACCCTGCGCCGCAAGTTTGCCTGCCCGTGCCTGGACTGGAGCATGCGCCGGCCGCATCTTGGTGGTTCGCTGGGCGCGGCGTTGTTGCAGACCGCGTTGAAGCGCAAGTGGGTGACACAGGATCTGGACAGTCGCGCGCTGGCATTAACGGCGGCGGGGCGCAAGGAGATCGGTGCGCGGTTTGGCGTTGAGTGGCCGGTAGATGGGCAGATCAAACGATCGGCAAAGCGTGCCCACCCGATAAATTCCGACCGTACCGAATCCCTGTAGGCACTGCCGAAGGCTGCGATCTTTTGATTTTTCGCATCTGACCGACGAGGGGCGCATCTGCCACCTTGTATCACCGCAGACGACTCTATACTGTATATGCAAACAGTACAGGGCCCGCGCCATGCAAATCATCGACAAGCTGAGCATCCTCGCCGACGCCGCCAAGTACGACGCCTCCTGCGCGAGCAGCGGCGCGCCCAAGCGCAGCTCCGAAGGCAAGAGCGGCTTGGGTTCGACCGATGGCATGGGCATTTGCCACAGCTACACGCCGGACGGCCGCTGCGTGTCATTGCTGAAGATTCTGCTGACCAACTTCTGTCTTTACGATTGCCAATACTGCGTCAACCGCCGTTCCAGCGATGTTCCGCGTGCCCGTTTCACCCCTGAAGAAGTCGTCGCGCTGACCATGGATTTCTACCGGCGTAACTGCGTCAGCGGGCTGTTTCTCAGCTCCGGGATCATTCGCTCGGCGGACTACACCATGGAGCAACTGGTGCGGGTGGCGAAGCTGCTGCGCGAAGAGCATGAGTTTCGCGGCTACATCCATCTCAAGACTATTCCCGAAGCCGATCCGGCATTGATCGAAGAAGCAGGGCGCTACGCCGATCGCCTGAGCGTCAACATCGAATTGCCGACCGATGCCAGCCTACAAGTGCTGGCGCCGGAGAAGGACATCGCTTCGATCAAGCAGGCGATGAACACCATCTACACAGGCGTGCAGACCGTTTTGAACGAACCGCGCTCGGCGAAGTTCGCTCCAGCCGGGCAAAGCACGCAGTTGATTGTCGGCGCCGACGACACCGACGACAGCACCATTCTCCACAGCGCTCAGGCCTTGTACGGCAATTTCCGTCTGCGACGGGTCTACTATTCGGCCTTCAGCCCGATCCCCGACAGCCCGAAAAGCGTGCCATTGGCCGCGCCGCCGCTGATGCGCGAACACCGTTTGTATCAGGCCGATT contains these protein-coding regions:
- a CDS encoding chalcone isomerase family protein, translating into MNRTPKVLRGCCGIGLWALLLTPTWANWQDAVPGAQIIGTGDYSVFGFDVYNARLWSAARPLVDGQPFALELIYRRNISRDDLVKASVDEIKRLADGRVSPAQLAGWQIQMQQSFVDVQAGTRITGVYLPGQGARFFVGQQLQHEIDDPLFARAFFDIWLDPRTRSPELREQLLGVSR
- a CDS encoding Nramp family divalent metal transporter — protein: MKFSLPKIATAPFCPPEVAGSVAVDPNAAFFKRVLRFAGPGLLVSIGYMDPGNWATAIEAGSRFGYSLLFVVLLASLAGMVVQCLCSRLGIATGRDLAQLSRERYSTPTARLQWVLAEISIIATDLAEVLGCALAFHLLLGCSLTFGIALTAFDTLLVLALQNRGFRRLEAIMLVLVATIGVCFFVELLLIKPYWPDVAQGFKPSLAAIGEAAPLYLAIGILGATVMPHNLYLHTSIVQTRMIGKDLASKQDAVKLARIDTIGSLALALLVNAAILILAAAAFHQSGHTDVVDIQDAYHLLDPLVGGALASVLFGVALLASGQSSTFTGTIAGQVIMEGYLNLRIPCWQRRLITRGLALIPAFIGVWLMGDNAIGKLLVLSQVVLSLQLPFALYPLIRMTNDKKLMGPFVNRWPTRVLAWALFVVISGANSWLILQWAA
- a CDS encoding cytochrome P450 codes for the protein MNPISAATHADPYPYYAELRAAGGLTFHPDLKLWVASSARAVCAVLAHADCRVRPAQEPVPKAIARGMAGKVFGQLMRMNDGERQHCPRSAIEPELAALDLEPINALVAARLITADADGVYKAMFRGPVCVVAALLGFTPAQARAVSELTADFVACLSPLSNDLQLAAADTAAEQLRGYFIELLAEPASDFLSAIQQRFAGDEEILIANLIGLCSQTFEACAGLIGNTLLALRRQPALRGESIEELLSEVQRFDPPVQNTRRFVAASCEIAGVRVEAGDAILLLLASANRDPALNEQPEQFLPQREDRRSFSFGSGRHQCPGQALAMSIASATVREIIKHDIDLNRLNWHYKPSLNGRIPLFSDMCA
- a CDS encoding helix-turn-helix transcriptional regulator; its protein translation is MHAEHQDIGVSQVAAAIAEPARTKILCSLMDGHARTSTELATIAEVSASTASAHLAKLKDLALVRLHVQGRHRYYSLADQRVAQALEALMVIGQNAAPTFKAHTPDRLQFARTCYDHMAGTLAVMLHDRLLAGGWLVATDEQAYRLSDSGEALFLGLGIEVQDLTTLRRKFACPCLDWSMRRPHLGGSLGAALLQTALKRKWVTQDLDSRALALTAAGRKEIGARFGVEWPVDGQIKRSAKRAHPINSDRTESL
- a CDS encoding putative DNA modification/repair radical SAM protein; the encoded protein is MQIIDKLSILADAAKYDASCASSGAPKRSSEGKSGLGSTDGMGICHSYTPDGRCVSLLKILLTNFCLYDCQYCVNRRSSDVPRARFTPEEVVALTMDFYRRNCVSGLFLSSGIIRSADYTMEQLVRVAKLLREEHEFRGYIHLKTIPEADPALIEEAGRYADRLSVNIELPTDASLQVLAPEKDIASIKQAMNTIYTGVQTVLNEPRSAKFAPAGQSTQLIVGADDTDDSTILHSAQALYGNFRLRRVYYSAFSPIPDSPKSVPLAAPPLMREHRLYQADFLLRSYGYSADELLKGPGNLALDIDPKLAWALQNREVFPLDLNRAEASLIARIPGIGLRTTERLVELRRQRRIRYEDVARMRCVLAKAKPFIITSDYHPQQAEVTSHLLYQQLRDRPMPQQMGLWG